In the genome of Populus trichocarpa isolate Nisqually-1 chromosome 6, P.trichocarpa_v4.1, whole genome shotgun sequence, one region contains:
- the LOC18100279 gene encoding DNA-directed RNA polymerases I, II, and III subunit RPABC5, protein MIIPVRCFTCGKVIGNKWDTYLDLLQADYTEGDALDALGLVRYCCRRMLMTHVDLIEKLLNYNTLEKSEGS, encoded by the exons ATGATTATCCCAGTTCGTTGTTTTACTTGCGGCAAG gtGATTGGAAATAAATGGGATACGTATCTTGATCTTCTTCAAGCCGATTACACTGAAGG AGATGCTCTTGATGCTCTGGGGTTGGTTCGTTATTGTTGTAGAAGAATGCTTATGACTCATGTTGACCTCATTGAGAAGCTTCTGAACTACAATA CTCTGGAGAAAAGTGAGGGCAGTTGA